A section of the Coriobacteriia bacterium genome encodes:
- the rlmH gene encoding 23S rRNA (pseudouridine(1915)-N(3))-methyltransferase RlmH gives MMRITIVAVGRLKERWWRDAAEEYLKRLRPYVSIDVVEVADRDLGAGVDRAMREEGEAVGRALPAGARVVALAADGLALGSEGLAGWLDERMRDGRPLAFVLGGSAGIDPALLARADERLSLSPMTFPHQMARVVLLEQVYRAFRILRGEPYHR, from the coding sequence ATGATGCGCATAACGATCGTCGCCGTGGGCCGCCTCAAGGAGCGCTGGTGGCGCGACGCCGCCGAGGAGTATCTCAAGCGCTTGCGCCCGTACGTGTCGATCGATGTCGTCGAGGTGGCCGACCGCGACCTCGGCGCCGGGGTCGATCGCGCGATGCGCGAGGAGGGCGAGGCCGTGGGCCGCGCCCTCCCGGCCGGCGCGCGGGTGGTCGCACTCGCCGCGGACGGGCTCGCCCTCGGATCGGAGGGTCTCGCCGGCTGGCTCGACGAGCGCATGCGGGATGGACGCCCGCTCGCCTTCGTGCTTGGCGGCTCGGCCGGTATCGATCCCGCGCTGCTCGCGCGTGCCGACGAACGGCTCTCGCTGTCTCCCATGACGTTCCCCCACCAGATGGCGCGGGTCGTCCTTCTCGAGCAGGTCTACCGGGCCTTCCGCATACTCCGCGGGGAGCCTTACCACCGCTGA
- the lysA gene encoding diaminopimelate decarboxylase, with translation MLEEPIPQEPTDPEADLSSLLPITAAVHDGRLWVGGVDMVRLAREQGTALYVMDEAHIRHQLREFRKWTSYHWERVETVYAAKAFMCKAMCRVVHEEGCMILCASGGELAIALAAGVPASRVQVHGNNKTLAEVEHAVSERVDRIVVDSLLELGRIGAAATARGVVQDVLLRVTPGIRPDTHGYIQTGQEDSKFGFGLNHGLAMEAVRTAVATPGVRFAGLHMHIGSQIFALQSYSKAIEVMVDFMRQVRAETGEEVRDLDVGGGIGIKYGLADEPSTVEQFGKVVVDGIKDECERHGLPVPRILVEPGRAVVANAGITLYTVGTIKEVPGIRTYVAVDGGMTDNIRPALYGARYECLVANKADRPRTEVVTVAGKHCETGDLIARDTQIQPVETGDVLAVCSTGAYCQSMSSNYNKQVRPAVVFVADGKARVVVRRETYDDLMRCDEG, from the coding sequence ATGCTCGAAGAGCCGATCCCGCAGGAGCCGACCGATCCCGAGGCGGACCTCTCGTCGCTTCTGCCGATCACGGCCGCGGTGCACGACGGCCGGCTGTGGGTGGGCGGCGTGGACATGGTGCGGCTCGCGCGCGAGCAGGGGACCGCGCTCTACGTGATGGACGAGGCGCACATCCGCCACCAGCTGCGCGAGTTCCGGAAGTGGACCTCCTACCACTGGGAGAGGGTGGAGACGGTCTACGCCGCCAAGGCCTTCATGTGCAAGGCGATGTGCCGCGTCGTGCACGAGGAAGGCTGCATGATCCTGTGCGCTTCCGGCGGCGAGCTCGCCATCGCGCTGGCGGCCGGCGTGCCGGCCTCGCGGGTCCAGGTCCACGGGAACAACAAGACGCTCGCGGAGGTCGAACACGCCGTCAGCGAGCGCGTCGACCGGATCGTCGTCGACTCGCTGCTCGAGCTCGGGCGCATCGGCGCCGCGGCGACGGCGCGCGGGGTCGTGCAGGACGTCCTCCTTCGCGTCACGCCGGGCATCAGGCCGGACACGCACGGCTACATCCAGACCGGCCAGGAGGACTCCAAGTTCGGTTTCGGCCTCAACCACGGGCTCGCGATGGAGGCGGTGCGCACCGCCGTCGCCACACCCGGAGTGCGGTTCGCGGGCCTTCACATGCACATCGGCTCGCAGATATTCGCGCTGCAGAGCTACAGCAAGGCGATCGAGGTCATGGTCGACTTCATGCGGCAGGTCCGGGCCGAGACCGGCGAAGAGGTGCGCGACCTCGACGTCGGAGGCGGCATCGGCATCAAGTACGGTCTCGCCGACGAGCCATCGACCGTCGAGCAGTTCGGCAAGGTCGTCGTCGACGGCATCAAGGACGAGTGCGAGCGCCACGGCCTGCCCGTGCCGCGCATCCTCGTCGAGCCCGGACGCGCGGTCGTGGCGAACGCCGGCATCACGCTCTACACGGTCGGCACCATCAAGGAGGTGCCGGGCATCCGCACGTACGTCGCCGTCGACGGCGGCATGACCGACAACATCCGGCCCGCGCTCTACGGCGCGCGCTACGAGTGCCTCGTCGCGAACAAGGCCGACCGGCCGCGCACCGAGGTCGTCACCGTCGCGGGCAAGCACTGCGAGACCGGCGACCTCATCGCGCGCGACACGCAGATCCAGCCGGTCGAGACGGGCGATGTCCTCGCGGTCTGCTCGACCGGCGCCTACTGCCAGTCGATGTCGTCGAA
- the argS gene encoding arginine--tRNA ligase: MNDVIVILLTDALSAAVALGAVILEDPPEVTLERPKDPSHGDWASNVAMRAAKAAGMAPREVAAAIVANIASHPDVEGVEIAGPGFINIRLSRAPIQRVVREIREAGAGYGRSSTGGGRKVQVEFVSANPVGPMHVGHGRWAALGDSIARLLEHTGHAVEREFYVNDAGVQMDIFARSVAARYLEECGREVEFGEDWYRGAYIADIAREIRAAEGDAWADADPGAREAHFMEKAYAQVLAHLRGVLHGIGVDFDVWFSERSLHAPGPDGSTAVEAAIAVLREAGHVFEHEGAVWFRSTDFGDDKDRVLRKADGSYTYFAADVAYHRDKFARGFDLVIDLWGADHHGYVKRMEAAAAALGHPGGLEVVIGQLVNLFRDGEAVRMSKRTGEMVTFEELLDEVGADAARYFFLRRSTDQSLDFDIGLATRNSADNPVYYVQYAHARICSILRKAGGIPAETELALLDGEAELTLLRKLGEFPEVVEAAALARTPHRLTRYAEELAAVFHQFYTVCRVVTDDARLTGARLAAVDATRIVLERALALVGVSAPERM; encoded by the coding sequence GTGAACGACGTCATCGTCATCCTGCTGACCGACGCCCTGAGCGCCGCGGTCGCTTTGGGCGCGGTGATCCTGGAAGACCCGCCGGAAGTCACCCTCGAGCGCCCGAAGGACCCGAGTCACGGCGACTGGGCGAGCAACGTCGCGATGCGGGCGGCGAAGGCGGCGGGCATGGCTCCGCGCGAGGTCGCCGCGGCGATCGTGGCGAACATCGCGTCCCACCCGGACGTCGAGGGCGTCGAGATCGCCGGCCCGGGATTCATCAACATCCGCCTCTCACGCGCGCCCATCCAGCGCGTCGTGCGCGAGATCCGCGAGGCGGGCGCCGGCTACGGGCGCTCGTCGACGGGCGGCGGGCGCAAGGTCCAGGTCGAGTTCGTCTCCGCGAACCCGGTTGGGCCGATGCACGTCGGCCACGGTCGCTGGGCGGCGCTGGGCGACTCCATCGCGCGCCTGCTCGAGCACACCGGCCACGCGGTGGAGCGCGAGTTCTACGTCAACGACGCGGGCGTGCAGATGGACATCTTCGCGAGGTCCGTCGCCGCGAGATATCTCGAGGAGTGCGGAAGAGAGGTCGAGTTCGGCGAGGACTGGTACCGCGGCGCGTACATCGCCGACATCGCGCGGGAGATACGCGCGGCCGAGGGCGATGCGTGGGCGGACGCCGACCCGGGTGCGCGCGAAGCGCACTTCATGGAGAAGGCGTACGCGCAGGTCCTCGCGCACCTGCGGGGCGTGCTCCACGGCATCGGCGTCGACTTCGACGTGTGGTTCTCCGAGAGATCGCTCCACGCGCCGGGTCCGGACGGCTCGACCGCCGTCGAAGCCGCTATCGCCGTCCTGCGCGAGGCCGGTCACGTCTTCGAGCACGAGGGGGCCGTCTGGTTCCGCTCGACGGACTTCGGCGACGACAAGGACCGCGTGCTGCGCAAGGCCGACGGCTCGTACACGTACTTCGCCGCCGACGTCGCCTACCACCGCGACAAGTTCGCGCGCGGCTTCGACCTCGTCATCGACCTGTGGGGAGCCGACCACCACGGCTACGTGAAGCGGATGGAGGCAGCCGCAGCAGCTCTCGGCCATCCCGGCGGACTCGAGGTCGTCATCGGGCAGCTCGTGAACCTCTTCCGCGACGGCGAGGCCGTGCGGATGAGCAAGCGCACCGGCGAGATGGTCACGTTCGAGGAGCTCCTCGACGAGGTGGGCGCCGACGCGGCGCGCTACTTCTTCCTGCGCCGGAGCACCGACCAGTCGCTCGACTTCGACATCGGGCTCGCCACGCGCAACAGCGCCGACAACCCGGTCTACTACGTCCAGTACGCGCACGCGCGCATCTGCTCGATACTGCGCAAGGCCGGCGGCATCCCGGCCGAGACGGAGCTGGCGCTGCTCGACGGCGAGGCGGAGCTCACCCTCCTGCGCAAGCTCGGCGAGTTCCCCGAGGTCGTGGAGGCGGCCGCGCTCGCGCGCACGCCGCATCGGCTCACGAGATACGCAGAGGAACTCGCGGCGGTCTTCCACCAGTTCTACACGGTGTGCAGGGTCGTCACCGACGACGCCCGCCTCACGGGCGCCCGCCTTGCCGCGGTCGACGCGACACGCATCGTCCTCGAGCGCGCGCTCGCGCTCGTCGGCGTCTCCGCTCCCGAGCGGATGTAG